A section of the Malania oleifera isolate guangnan ecotype guangnan chromosome 2, ASM2987363v1, whole genome shotgun sequence genome encodes:
- the LOC131148537 gene encoding glucan endo-1,3-beta-glucosidase 9, which produces MFPNLCFILTVAVIWSPATVRSIGVNWGATASHPLPPSQAVALLKSNNISKVKLFDADPLVLQALAGSSIGVAVGIPNSMLRNLNSSKKAAQSWVHDNVTRYLSNGGSAGVRIEYIAVGDEPFHLSYGKQYYPFAVGAATNIQAALIEANLENRVKVVVPCSFDAFNSGSGLPSKGHFRSDLNKTMIQLLTFLAKHQSPFFVTISPFLSFHLNKNVSLDFALFKPSARPRKDGHKTYKSSFEVSYDTLVTALSTVGFPQMEVVIGQIGWPTDGAPNATSSTAEAFMKGLIDYLHRKTGSPLRTRDPPIETYIFSLMDEDQRSISTGNFERHWGVFTFDGQSKYRMDFGKGSKSLVSAQNVEYLPSRWCVVNNNEDLSNATASALYACSSADCSALSAGGSCFNISWPGNVSYAFNSYYQQHDQRADSCDFGGLGLITTVDPSVENCRFFVGLQTSHSASLLGSFLFSWMATAISVWLLSFVF; this is translated from the exons ATGTTCCCAAATCTTTGTTTTATACTGACGGTGGCGGTCATATGGAGCCCGGCGACGGTTCGATCCATCGGAGTGAACTGGGGCGCCACCGCCTCGCACCCTCTGCCGCCGTCGCAGGCGGTGGCGCTCTTGAAGTCCAACAACATCTCCAAAGTCAAGCTCTTCGACGCCGACCCTCTGGTTCTGCAGGCGCTCGCTGGTTCCAGCATTGGGGTCGCCGTCGGCATCCCAAACTCAATGCTCAGGAACCTGAACTCTTCCAAGAAGGCCGCCCAGAGCTGGGTCCACGATAATGTCACCCGCTACCTCTCCAATGGAGGCAGTGCTGGAGTTCGAATAGA GTATATTGCTGTTGGCGACGAGCCCTTTCACCTGAGTTATGGCAAGCAGTACTATCCCTTTGCTGTTGGGGCAGCCACCAACATCCAGGCTGCTCTGATCGAAGCAAACTTGGAAAACCGGGTGAAAGTTGTGGTTCCATGCAGTTTTGATGCGTTCAACTCAGGGTCTGGCCTCCCTTCAAAAGGACACTTCAGGTCAGACCTTAATAAAACTATGATCCAGCTTCTGACTTTTCTCGCCAAGCATCAATCACCTTTTTTTGTTACCATCTCACCCTTCCTAAGTTTCCACCTTAACAAGAACGTCTCCCTTGACTTTGCCCTTTTCAAACCCTCTGCACGCCCTCGCAAAGACGGTCACAAAACCTacaaaagcagttttgaagtcaGTTATGATACCCTGGTTACTGCACTCTCCACCGTTGGATTCCCCCAGATGGAAGTCGTGATTGGGCAGATCGGTTGGCCTACAGATGGAGCACCCAATGCCACTTCATCCACCGCAGAGGCATTCATGAAAGGCCTGATAGACTACCTCCATAGGAAAACCGGATCCCCACTTAGAACTCGGGATCCACCAATCGAAACATACATTTTTAGCCTGATGGATGAGGATCAAAGAAGCATATCCACGGGAAATTTCGAAAGGCACTGGGGTGTGTTCACTTTTGATGGCCAGTCCAAGTACCGTATGGATTTTGGGAAGGGCTCGAAAAGTCTTGTGAGTGCACAAAATGTTGAGTATCTTCCTTCCAGATGGTGTGTTGTGAATAATAACGAGGACTTGTCTAACGCAACTGCTAGTGCTTTATATGCATGCTCATCTGCAGACTGCAGTGCTTTATCAGCCGGTGGCTCTTGTTTCAACATCAGTTGGCCTGGGAATGTATCGTACGCATTTAACAGCTACTACCAACAACATGATCAAAGAGCAGATAGCTGTGATTTTGGGGGGCTGGGTTTGATCACCACTGTTGATCCATCGGTTGAGAATTGCAGATTTTTTGTTGGACTCCAAACTTCTCATTCAGCATCCCTTCTTGGGTCCTTTCTTTTCAGCTGGATGGCCACAGCCATTTCAGTTTGGCTGCTGAGTTTTGTATTTTAG